The Paramicrobacterium fandaimingii DNA segment CGTAGCCGCTCACCGGGCGTAGCGATGGAAGGCTCGGCACCGGCTGCCGGGCCTACTCGCGTTGACCGCGGCCCGCTCGTTCGCGATGACGACCGGCTAGAGTGAATGCGTGATTTCGGGGGAAAGACGATCGGAGACCGGGCAATGGCTCGAGTCTCGCGAGGGAACCCGCTGGTGGTTTGACAGCGGCGCGCTGTGCCTCGATTTCGCATATACCGGGCCCATGGGCGACACCGGCGATGGGCACGCGGCCAGCTGGGAGCAGCTGGTGAACACCGCAGACCTCGACGACTGGCTGGCGGATCGGAATGCCGTGGCAGCATCCGCCGACCGCGATCTGCGCGACGCGCACACGCTGCGCGAGGCGATCGCTCACGTCACCCTCGCCGTCGCCGCGAATAAGCAGCCGCTGCGACGCGACATCGACATGATCAACCTGTACGCGGCCACGCCCGACCTGCCGCCGAGGCTCGATGGCGGCTCACGCCAGGCCGGTCGCACGCTGCCCCGCGCAGCGCAGGCACTCTCGACGATTGCGCGCGATGCCGTCGCCGTGTTCAGCGGCGAGCGCAACGGAACGATTCGCGCCTGTGATGCCGATGACTGCGGCCTTCTCTACTTCGACACGTCTCGCGCTGGAACGCGACGCTGGTGCTCGATGCAGCGCTGTGGAAATCGGCACAAGGTGCGTCAGCATCGTGCCAGGCAGCGGGCGAAGAGCGCGGCCCTCGCCGATTCTCAGCTGGCCACCCAGTAGCCGTCGTCGCCGAGCACGGGAACACGCTTGCTCGCATCGATCTTTCCTGCCGCGACGACCGCGTCGCGTCTGCCCTCTGCGATGAGCCGTTGACCGGCTGTCGACGCCGTGTACAGATGCCCGATCGCGCGTTCAAGCCCCGTGAACGCTGCACACGCGGCCGCTGCTTCGGGAGACGCGTAGTCGATGCCGACGGCGGCGAGCGCATCGATGACGGCGCCTGCCGC contains these protein-coding regions:
- a CDS encoding CGNR zinc finger domain-containing protein, giving the protein MISGERRSETGQWLESREGTRWWFDSGALCLDFAYTGPMGDTGDGHAASWEQLVNTADLDDWLADRNAVAASADRDLRDAHTLREAIAHVTLAVAANKQPLRRDIDMINLYAATPDLPPRLDGGSRQAGRTLPRAAQALSTIARDAVAVFSGERNGTIRACDADDCGLLYFDTSRAGTRRWCSMQRCGNRHKVRQHRARQRAKSAALADSQLATQ